A window from Musa acuminata AAA Group cultivar baxijiao unplaced genomic scaffold, Cavendish_Baxijiao_AAA HiC_scaffold_1139, whole genome shotgun sequence encodes these proteins:
- the LOC135671354 gene encoding histone H2B.4, whose product MAPKAEKKPAEKKPAEKATEEKGKKAEKAPAEKKPKAEKRLPSKDGAVAAGDKKKKKKAKKGTETYKIYIFKVLKQVHPDIGISSKAMSIMNSFINDIFEKLAAEASRLARYNKKPTITSREVQTSVRLVLPGELAKHAVSEGTKAVTKFTSS is encoded by the coding sequence ATGGCGCCCAAGGCCGAAAAGAAGCCGGCGGAGAAGAAGCCCGCGGAGAAGGCGacggaggagaaggggaagaaggcggAGAAGGCTCCCGCGGAGAAGAAGCCCAAGGCCGAGAAGCGCCTTCCCTCTAAGGATGGTGCCGTGGCCGCCGgcgacaagaagaaaaagaagaaggccAAGAAGGGGACCGAGACCTACAAGATCTACATCTTCAAGGTGCTAAAGCAGGTGCACCCGGACATCGGCATCTCCAGCAAGGCCATGTCCATCATGAACTCCTTCATCAACGACATCTTCGAGAAGCTCGCCGCCGAGGCCTCCCGCCTCGCCCGCTACAACAAGAAGCCCACCATCACCTCCCGCGAGGTGCAGACCTCCGTTCGCTTGGTCCTCCCTGGTGAGCTCGCCAAGCATGCTGTGTCGGAGGGGACCAAGGCGGTTACTAAGTTCACCAGTTCCTGA
- the LOC135671384 gene encoding actin-depolymerizing factor 4 encodes MSNAASGMAVNDDCKLKFLELKAKRTYRFIIFKIDEKQKQVIVDKLGEPTLAYEDFAASLPADECRYAIYDFDFVTEENCQKSKIFFIAWSPDIARVRNKMLYASSKDRFKRELDGIQVELQATDPTEMGLDVIRSRAN; translated from the exons ATG TCCAACGCAGCGTCTGGAATGGCGGTGAACGATGACTGCAAGCTAAAGTTCTTGGAGTTGAAGGCCAAGAGAACTTACCGTTTCATCATCTTCAAGATCGATGAGAAGCAGAAGCAGGTTATCGTCGATAAGCTTGGTGAACCCACTTTGGCCTATGAGGACTTCGCTGCCAGCCTTCCTGCAGATGAATGCAGATATGCTATATATGACTTTGATTTCGTGACTGAGGAGAACTGCCAGAAAAGCAAGATCTTCTTCATTGCTTG GTCCCCTGACATCGCTAGAGTCAGAAATAAGATGCTTTATGCAAGCTCCAAGGATAGATTCAAGAGAGAACTGGATGGAATCCAGGTGGAGTTGCAAGCGACTGATCCGACTGAGATGGGCCTTGATGTTATCAGAAGCCGCGCCAATTGA